The genome window CGAGTTGGTAATCAATCGTATCTATCTATCGAACAAGTTTATAACTTGTTTGCAAGAATAAGTACTTAAAtagcttatatttatttttaaacgtttGCAATAGTTGTGAATGAAAACGTAAGTTATAAACAGTGATCGGACTTTTATAGCGTCACTTCTACTTACACAATGTACATTATTCGGAAAACTTCATATATACGGTTCCAATAGTCCGATCGCTGctggtttttattattattatttatataattatttatatatgatTGACACAGTCCTATTTGATACATATTGATATCTAATATTAGAAGGAATAATtaaaccaaggatgatttataaagGATTGACAATGTTCATACTAAGCATTATCGTACCTCCATTTATTATCgctatctattaaatactatcataactacactgatgaggcctgcaaatttcttttttttttaaatgtgtatctagtacatgtattgacgtgatatcatgtaattttttcaaaagtaaataaattaaaaacacgtaaaaatatttggggaaatatgatttttgccacttccaggctgcgaaacagcgccatctaggttTATTCATAAatggcccatacatttcaggggtacccTTTTTTGTATGAGATTGTTAATCCCGGTATATTATCGTCCTTGATCAAAGTATCCATTCTTAAAAATTGAGTAACATGAAACTTTTCTTTCTTATTTCTggtaatttatttatcaatttattttttcagtGCCTTCTACAATGCGTGTACCGGAAGGTGAAAGCTGTAAGTAtctgttttatattatattaattacattgAGATTATAGATAGACCCCGTTCATAAATTGATTATCGTAGTTAAATTACggcaattaataattatgtacttggCTAAATTATATCATTCTGACGCGTGCCCGTCGGTCAGCGCAATTAAGTCAATTATGATCATAATATGGTGCTAAATAAAACATAACGATTTAATCACACAGgttaatagaaatattaccaACACGTTAAGAggggcactgaaacttgagcaattTCATGTGCTGTGTTACCCCGTTTGGGAGTACAAGCACGTATTAATAGCAAATTAGGACACATATTGTAGTAagggataaaaaaaaacaaatgggAATACGACAATACACGGTCATaataacacagcaaaagggagtgtacaagtttctaatggggtggcaacgcgcatgtgacactgtttgagttgcaggcgtccataggttacggtgaccgctttacatcaggcggaccgtatacttgtttgccaccgacgtagtataaaaaaaaatacctacataaattgACTGTCTTGTTTACTGATATAATTGGATCTCAAGATTTTCAAAGAGTACTTAGTATTTAAagtaatagatagatagatagatagaatactctttattggcacacctcagcaagagatacagaaaaaagatacagcggagacaaaacaaatgattataaatagaggcagacaacaggcggtcttatcgctaaagagcgatctctaccagacaacccgCGAGAGTAATTTACGAGTAGATCCTATTGATTCGActgtaagaaataaaatacaaaagttaCGATATCAATAATATTTTTGCACTATAAAATGCGTTCCACTGGAAAGACCTTGTTTATTTATTGTGGTTGAAAAAACCCTGCAGACGTAAATATAAAAGTCATAAACATTCTCCATTCTTGGCATTTGCGTTTTATTTGACCACTTTGATTGTATATGCAGTTAAAAAAACGACTCAATTTAAAGACCACCGCAGTTCAGTGTTATAATGTCCATCGTAAAACTCTTATGATAGGCATATTTtacaaataggtaggtacttaatcacttctatttatatttattaatttgaaaATAAACTGCGTACCTCATCTGGGTCTGGGATATTCAGAACTTTTATGAGGTATTTTAGAGGTACGACATCATGGGAACAAGTTTTGTGCATTgtatttcaaaataattatgttaacatTTAACTTTTGCTTAAGCACGTAAACTGAAGCTGCTTAGGTACGAAAAAAGGCCCTTTAACGCTTGGAGCCAGGATAACAACCCAAAGTATCAAATATTTTGCTATATCGAAGCCTTATAAATTTAAACGACGGTTAATTccgtttgtacctttttggtacggaaccctaaaaatgtaaaaaggGTCACTCAAAAAGATTGCTCGTTTTTCGAAAATTCATTAGTCAGACATGACCGTGCGCGCTCAATGACAGTGCTCTTCGCTTCGTTATGGAGCGAAACATGTAGATCAATCTTCGACTACACGTACCACGCACACACGCACAAGGCTACACGTACGTGTGCGTGTAtatgtacgtacgtacgtatacGTGAGCTTTACCTTTAAATAGAATAACAATACAGGAATAAGTCCAGTCAGTGTCCACTTTAAGATTACGTCCGATGTCACTTTTAAACCGTAGGCTTTTTGAAGTCTAACAGTAGTATGGGCTAGCCTAGGGATTGGACATCAGATTCCCTTGTAGGTTTATaacctaccgactgcgccatgtaagATTGTATGTTACATGTTTGTAACTaagcccccccccctttatATTCCAGGTGGACGGCTATGGTTTCCCAACCCTAGAGGGCCTCGTGGGCCTGTACTCTGATGGCGTGAACGAGCGCGGCTACTTCATGGCGGTGCTTGAAGCCTCCAGAGAGTGCCTCATGAAGAACCACGACAAGTTCTCCAGGACCGTGCCCATGGGTAAGATTACTACAGGGCGCTACTAGTCTAGTGTTCGATAATTTGCAAAGAAGCCTGGTGGTAGTCTATTCTGATGGCGTGAACGAGCGCGGCTACTTCATGGCGGTGCGCGAGGTACCTCATGAAGAACCATGACAAGTTCTCCAGGACCGTACCCATGAGTAAGCTTGCTACTTGCGTATAGGGAGCTATTAAGGCCACTACGGCCACTAGTACTTGTAGGAATAGGAGAACTAGAGTCACTAACCAGGCATTCAATAAAGTACAAAGACCTCATGTTATCGCGAAAGCAAAAAGCAGCCAATCGTATCACACTGGTATCACATCCGTCACGGATGAAGTCACCACTAACACAGATAAAGGATGTGGGGCAGGGCTTCACTTTTGCCGACGAGTCCATCTCCAGGCACGCTGTTAATGCAGTGAAAGACCCTCCTCACCCAAAATGAGGGCCGTTTCGACTGTTTTGATCCATTAAGGGTAGCGTGGTCATCCTAGCAGCTAACACTCGATTTCTATTGTGATCATCTCTATTATCAGTCGGATCAGTCCCGTGAAATTCTCTTTGTGACAACTATCTGATTCTTTTCTAACAGTGCCTTATGTACCAACTTTCTgaatattcatttttttattaacttcagtttattacttatttcatttattttcatttcatttattttatttattatttctccAGACAACGGGCGTAACTGCGACATATCGTTCGACATCTTCGAGTGCATATCGGACCGCATCGGCGACTACTGCGGGAATTCCGGGCTCTGAACCGAGACGAACAACACCATATCTTAGTTCCACTACACACTAGTGTCTCTAGCGTCCACGTCTAAACAACTATGGTATGTGGCGGAAGCTTGACGCAATGTTGGCGACGCCATTTTGTATTGCTACAGTCTGAGTTTAAAATAGTAGGCAGAATTACAAAAGTGGCGATATTGTGTAGCGGTTCCATTTTCCTacaattataattgtttttaagaGACGACACTACAGTGTCACTTCACTACTTTTTGATTCCTATAGTTTTTTGTCGC of Leguminivora glycinivorella isolate SPB_JAAS2020 chromosome 5, LegGlyc_1.1, whole genome shotgun sequence contains these proteins:
- the LOC125226577 gene encoding general odorant-binding protein 70; its protein translation is MVRKISALVCCLCVFGISLSDSAISAESETRCRNPPTAPQKIERVITLCQDEIKLSILREALDVIKEEHTMPAQKRRNKRDVPFTHDEKRIAGCLLQCVYRKVKAVDGYGFPTLEGLVGLYSDGVNERGYFMAVLEASRECLMKNHDKFSRTVPMDNGRNCDISFDIFECISDRIGDYCGNSGL